The following proteins come from a genomic window of Thermus neutrinimicus:
- a CDS encoding TetR/AcrR family transcriptional regulator has product MERREQILTVAGHLFSQRGYHATSMRELAKHLNLQGGSLYAHIASKEELLLEVVRQAAKRFLGVLEGLEGDPVSKVKGLVRGHLEVIAQELPRATVFFHEWKHLSPPLLEEAKALRRRYEEGVQAVIQEGREKGVFRVENLRLATLFVLSALNWTYQWYRPEGPLSLEELSEAYATLILRALGVEASGEKGGEDG; this is encoded by the coding sequence ATGGAGCGGCGCGAGCAGATCCTCACCGTAGCAGGCCACCTCTTCAGCCAGCGGGGTTACCACGCCACCAGCATGCGGGAGCTGGCCAAGCACCTAAACCTCCAGGGGGGAAGCCTATACGCCCACATCGCCTCCAAGGAGGAACTCCTTCTGGAGGTGGTCCGCCAGGCGGCAAAGCGGTTCCTTGGGGTCTTGGAGGGACTCGAGGGCGATCCCGTGTCCAAGGTGAAGGGCCTGGTGCGGGGCCACCTCGAGGTCATCGCCCAGGAGCTTCCCCGGGCCACGGTCTTCTTCCACGAGTGGAAACACCTCTCCCCTCCCCTTCTGGAAGAGGCCAAGGCCTTAAGGCGCCGCTACGAGGAAGGCGTCCAGGCGGTGATCCAGGAGGGAAGGGAAAAGGGGGTCTTTCGGGTGGAAAACCTGCGCCTGGCCACCCTTTTTGTCCTTTCCGCCCTCAACTGGACCTACCAGTGGTACCGGCCTGAAGGACCCCTTTCCTTGGAAGAGCTTTCGGAAGCCTACGCCACCCTCATCCTCAGGGCGCTGGGCGTGGAGGCTAGTGGGGAGAAAGGAGGCGAGGATGGTTAA
- the paaA gene encoding 1,2-phenylacetyl-CoA epoxidase subunit PaaA, with the protein MVKLRIGYPEDPDYQERLEEFEARIARGEKIEPGDWMPAEYRRQLIRMISQHAHSEWVGMLPEGAWITRAPSIRRKLILLAKVQDEAGHGQYLYHAAETLGITREEMVEALLSGKAKYSNIFNYPTLTWADVGIIGWLVDGMAIKNQTMLAQCSYGPYSRAMVRICAEETFHHKQGKEAVLLYARGSRKQRQMVQDALNRWWWPTLMMAGPHDTDSPHTPLLLRWGIKTKTNDQVRQEFLNEHVPELLDAGLTIPDPNLRYDEKTGNWIHGPIPWDEFWKVINGEGPMNRHRLMARRRAHEEGRWVREALEAYGQRRLAQAAD; encoded by the coding sequence ATGGTTAAGCTTAGGATCGGCTACCCAGAGGACCCCGACTACCAGGAGAGGCTTGAGGAGTTTGAGGCCCGCATCGCCCGGGGCGAGAAGATCGAGCCCGGGGACTGGATGCCCGCGGAGTACCGGCGCCAGCTCATCCGCATGATCTCCCAGCACGCCCATAGCGAGTGGGTGGGCATGCTTCCCGAAGGGGCCTGGATCACCCGGGCTCCCTCCATAAGGCGCAAGCTCATCCTCCTGGCCAAGGTCCAGGACGAGGCGGGGCACGGGCAGTACCTCTACCATGCCGCCGAAACCCTGGGGATTACCCGGGAGGAGATGGTGGAGGCCCTCCTTTCCGGCAAGGCCAAGTACTCCAACATCTTCAACTACCCCACCCTCACCTGGGCGGATGTGGGCATCATCGGCTGGCTGGTGGACGGGATGGCCATCAAGAACCAAACCATGCTGGCCCAGTGCTCCTACGGGCCCTACTCCCGGGCCATGGTGCGCATCTGCGCGGAGGAAACCTTTCACCACAAGCAGGGCAAGGAGGCGGTCCTCCTCTACGCCAGGGGCTCCAGGAAGCAGCGCCAGATGGTGCAGGATGCCTTGAACCGCTGGTGGTGGCCCACCCTCATGATGGCCGGGCCTCACGACACCGACTCCCCCCACACCCCCCTCCTTCTCCGCTGGGGCATCAAGACCAAGACCAACGACCAGGTGCGCCAGGAGTTCCTCAACGAGCATGTCCCCGAGCTCTTGGACGCTGGCCTCACCATCCCCGACCCCAACCTCCGCTACGACGAGAAGACAGGCAACTGGATCCACGGGCCCATCCCCTGGGACGAATTCTGGAAGGTGATCAACGGGGAAGGCCCCATGAACCGGCACCGGCTCATGGCCCGCAGGAGGGCCCACGAGGAAGGGCGTTGGGTGCGGGAGGCCCTCGAGGCTTACGGCCAGCGCCGCCTGGCCCAGGCCGCGGACTAG
- a CDS encoding gamma-glutamyltransferase family protein, whose translation MDLTHYPYPSRRHVVLGRRGAVATSQPLAALAGMEMLLKGGNAVDAAIAMAATLTVVEPTSNGIGGDLFAMVWDGRLHGLNASGKSPLRLTPDRIPEGGMPERGWLPVTVPGGVSGWRALHQRFGRLPFPEILAPGIRYAEEGFPVGPETARTWRRAEGIYLPLKGPEFRPFQETFFPQGRAPRAGEVWRSPGHAQTLREIGESYGESVYRGRLAEAIAGFSEATGGLLTLEDLRAHEPEWVEPLSLEYRGLTVHELPPNGQGIAALLALAILEGFELKPEDPFSYHLQIEAMRLALADAFQYVADPRYLEKPPQALLSPEHVASRRGLIGERALPQALPGVRPGGTVYLAAADGELMVSLIQSNYQGFGSGILVPGTGIALQNRGLGFSLEEGHPNRVGPGKRPYHTIIPGFLTREGKPLGPFGVMGGYMQPQGHVQVVVALADLQLNPQAALDRPRWQVVPGRGGEDWVVLEPGIPQATALVLKDLGHRVAYEVEPGVFGRGQVVLRRGEAFLGASDPRAEGLALVW comes from the coding sequence ATGGACCTCACCCACTATCCTTACCCTTCCCGCCGGCACGTGGTTCTTGGCCGACGGGGTGCGGTGGCCACCAGCCAGCCCCTGGCGGCTTTGGCGGGGATGGAGATGCTGCTTAAGGGGGGAAACGCGGTGGATGCGGCCATCGCCATGGCGGCCACCCTCACGGTGGTGGAGCCCACCAGCAACGGGATCGGGGGCGACCTTTTCGCCATGGTGTGGGATGGACGGCTCCACGGGCTGAACGCCTCTGGGAAAAGCCCCTTGCGCCTGACCCCTGACCGGATTCCCGAGGGGGGGATGCCGGAAAGGGGCTGGCTCCCGGTGACGGTGCCCGGAGGGGTCTCGGGGTGGCGGGCTTTGCACCAGCGCTTTGGCAGGCTCCCTTTCCCCGAGATCCTTGCCCCCGGCATCCGCTACGCGGAGGAGGGGTTCCCGGTGGGACCGGAGACGGCCAGGACCTGGCGCAGGGCGGAGGGGATCTACCTTCCCCTTAAGGGTCCGGAATTCCGGCCCTTCCAGGAGACCTTCTTTCCCCAGGGTCGGGCCCCGAGGGCCGGGGAGGTGTGGCGAAGCCCTGGGCACGCCCAGACGTTGAGGGAGATCGGGGAGAGCTATGGGGAAAGCGTTTACCGGGGGAGGTTGGCCGAGGCCATAGCGGGATTTAGCGAGGCTACCGGGGGCCTTCTCACCCTCGAGGACCTCAGGGCCCATGAGCCGGAGTGGGTGGAGCCCCTCTCCCTGGAGTACCGGGGCCTCACCGTGCACGAGCTCCCCCCTAACGGCCAGGGGATCGCCGCCCTTTTGGCCCTGGCGATCCTGGAGGGCTTCGAGCTTAAACCGGAAGACCCCTTCAGCTACCACCTGCAGATCGAGGCCATGCGCCTGGCCTTGGCGGACGCCTTCCAGTACGTGGCCGACCCCCGCTACCTGGAGAAGCCTCCCCAGGCCCTGCTGTCCCCCGAACACGTGGCGTCCCGGCGCGGACTTATCGGGGAAAGGGCCCTTCCCCAGGCCCTGCCGGGGGTGAGACCTGGGGGAACGGTCTACCTGGCGGCGGCGGACGGGGAGCTGATGGTCTCCCTCATCCAGTCCAACTACCAGGGCTTTGGCTCGGGCATCCTTGTGCCTGGCACGGGGATCGCCCTGCAAAACCGGGGACTGGGGTTTTCCTTGGAGGAGGGACACCCCAACCGGGTGGGACCGGGCAAGCGGCCTTACCACACCATCATCCCCGGGTTTCTCACGCGGGAGGGCAAACCCTTGGGTCCCTTTGGGGTGATGGGGGGCTACATGCAACCCCAGGGGCACGTGCAGGTGGTGGTGGCCCTGGCGGACTTGCAGCTTAACCCCCAAGCGGCGCTGGACCGGCCGCGGTGGCAGGTGGTGCCGGGTAGGGGAGGGGAGGACTGGGTGGTGCTGGAGCCGGGTATACCCCAGGCTACGGCCCTAGTGCTCAAGGACCTGGGGCACCGGGTGGCCTATGAGGTGGAGCCTGGGGTTTTTGGGCGGGGTCAGGTGGTCTTGCGCCGTGGGGAGGCGTTTTTGGGGGCTTCGGATCCACGAGCGGAGGGGTTGGCGTTGGTCTGGTGA
- the paaD gene encoding 1,2-phenylacetyl-CoA epoxidase subunit PaaD, with the protein MVERYWEALKGVKDPEIPVLNIVEMGMVLGVEAEGERVRVRFRPTFSGCPAIQLIRQEMERALREAGAKEVEVVEAKAPWSTEDMAEEAREKLLGYGVAPPLPLPLAGKDPPCPRCGSQEVVLRNAFGATLCKMLYQCTACGEVFEAFKTV; encoded by the coding sequence ATGGTAGAGCGGTACTGGGAGGCCTTAAAAGGGGTTAAGGACCCGGAGATCCCCGTCCTCAACATCGTGGAGATGGGGATGGTCCTGGGGGTGGAGGCGGAAGGGGAAAGGGTGAGGGTCCGCTTCCGCCCCACCTTTTCCGGCTGCCCTGCCATACAGCTCATCCGCCAGGAGATGGAAAGGGCCCTGCGGGAGGCGGGCGCCAAGGAGGTGGAGGTGGTGGAGGCCAAGGCCCCCTGGAGCACCGAGGACATGGCGGAGGAGGCGAGGGAGAAGCTCCTGGGTTACGGGGTAGCCCCACCCCTTCCCCTTCCCCTAGCGGGGAAGGATCCCCCCTGCCCCCGGTGCGGCAGCCAGGAGGTGGTCCTCAGAAACGCCTTTGGAGCCACCTTGTGCAAGATGCTCTACCAGTGCACCGCCTGCGGGGAGGTTTTTGAGGCCTTCAAGACGGTCTGA
- the paaC gene encoding 1,2-phenylacetyl-CoA epoxidase subunit PaaC: MLDAYLKDALVARLTAWADDEVVLAQRLSEWVGHAPILEEDIAIANLAQDELGHAKVWLELRQGLDGSDPDHLVYFRDPLEFQNAIMVELPKGDWAFTLVRQYLFDAYENLWLKEATRSTYGPLAEAASRILKEERFHLRHSSLWVERLGQGTEESHRRAQEALETLFPYVRQLFRPLPGDEALVEAGVVPDLQALEAPYLEEVTAHLVRSGLRPPEGGYVPKSRQEHTEYLWSLLAEMQSVARWDPEAKAW; this comes from the coding sequence ATGCTTGATGCCTACCTGAAGGACGCCCTGGTGGCCCGGCTCACCGCCTGGGCCGACGACGAGGTGGTCCTGGCCCAGCGGCTTTCCGAGTGGGTGGGGCATGCCCCCATCCTCGAGGAGGACATCGCCATCGCCAACCTGGCCCAGGACGAGTTGGGCCACGCCAAGGTCTGGTTGGAGCTCAGGCAGGGGCTGGACGGCTCCGACCCCGACCACCTGGTCTACTTCCGGGATCCCCTGGAGTTCCAAAACGCCATCATGGTGGAGCTTCCCAAGGGGGACTGGGCCTTCACCCTGGTGCGGCAGTACCTCTTTGACGCCTACGAGAACCTCTGGCTCAAGGAGGCGACTAGGAGCACCTATGGCCCCTTGGCCGAGGCGGCAAGCCGCATCCTAAAGGAGGAAAGGTTCCACCTGAGGCACTCCTCCCTCTGGGTGGAGCGCCTGGGCCAAGGCACGGAGGAATCCCACCGCCGGGCGCAGGAGGCCCTGGAGACCCTGTTCCCCTACGTTCGCCAGCTCTTCCGGCCCCTCCCGGGGGACGAGGCCCTGGTGGAGGCAGGGGTGGTGCCGGATCTCCAGGCCCTCGAGGCCCCCTACCTGGAGGAGGTGACCGCCCACCTGGTGCGCTCGGGCCTCCGGCCGCCCGAGGGAGGGTACGTGCCCAAAAGCCGCCAGGAGCACACGGAGTACCTCTGGTCCCTCCTGGCGGAGATGCAGTCCGTGGCCCGCTGGGACCCGGAGGCCAAGGCATGGTAG
- a CDS encoding TetR/AcrR family transcriptional regulator, which translates to MGTATRNRILEEAARLFTEKGYEATSVQDLAEALGLSKAALYHHFRSKEEVLYEISLQALEGLRRQGEKALSEPDPKAALLRFMEGHARFLEENRPFFVAMLQGLQSLSPEKRALTIALRDRYEGLLRAILERGMALGVFRPLDVGLTARAILSLLNWMIRWFRPGGPLRAEEVARFYFDLILRGLGNGDS; encoded by the coding sequence ATGGGAACTGCCACACGCAACCGCATCCTGGAAGAGGCCGCCCGGCTTTTTACGGAAAAGGGCTACGAGGCCACCAGTGTTCAGGACCTGGCCGAGGCTCTGGGCCTTTCCAAGGCGGCGCTCTACCACCACTTCCGGAGCAAGGAGGAGGTTCTCTACGAGATCAGCCTTCAGGCCCTAGAGGGCCTTCGCCGCCAAGGAGAAAAAGCCCTATCCGAACCCGACCCCAAGGCAGCCCTGCTGCGCTTCATGGAAGGCCATGCCCGCTTCCTGGAGGAGAACCGGCCCTTTTTCGTGGCCATGCTGCAAGGGTTGCAAAGCCTCTCTCCCGAAAAAAGGGCCCTTACCATCGCCTTGCGCGACCGGTACGAGGGCCTGCTCCGAGCCATCCTCGAGCGGGGCATGGCGTTGGGTGTCTTCCGTCCCCTGGATGTGGGACTCACGGCCCGGGCCATCCTCTCCCTCCTCAACTGGATGATCCGTTGGTTCCGCCCGGGCGGGCCCTTGCGGGCGGAAGAGGTAGCCAGGTTCTACTTTGATCTTATCCTTAGGGGGTTAGGAAATGGGGATTCCTGA
- the bfr gene encoding bacterioferritin produces MKGHPDVIQSLQERLSEELAAILQYMVHAEMAENWGFKALARHLKAHAITEMRHAEKHIERILFLEGFPEVNRIGEIRIGKTVEEILFRDYEGELQAVRGYNETMNLAQSLGDNGTRDMVAEILKDEEGHVDWLEAQRELLSQMGLANYLQYLAGEAE; encoded by the coding sequence ATGAAAGGTCACCCAGATGTGATCCAGAGCCTACAGGAAAGACTTTCCGAAGAGCTTGCTGCCATTTTGCAGTACATGGTCCATGCGGAGATGGCGGAGAATTGGGGCTTCAAGGCCCTGGCCCGCCACCTTAAAGCCCACGCCATCACCGAGATGCGCCATGCGGAGAAGCACATCGAGCGCATCCTTTTCCTGGAGGGTTTCCCTGAGGTGAACCGGATCGGGGAGATCCGGATTGGCAAAACGGTGGAGGAAATCCTCTTCAGGGACTACGAGGGGGAATTGCAGGCGGTTAGGGGCTACAACGAGACCATGAACCTGGCGCAAAGCCTGGGGGATAACGGCACCCGGGACATGGTGGCGGAGATCCTCAAAGACGAGGAGGGCCATGTGGACTGGCTGGAGGCCCAGCGGGAACTTTTAAGCCAGATGGGCCTGGCCAACTACCTGCAGTACCTGGCCGGGGAAGCGGAATAG
- the paaZ gene encoding phenylacetic acid degradation bifunctional protein PaaZ — MKVSTYLMGQWVTGAGEGVPVRDAATLEVLAHVTSEGLPLKEAVAWGKEVGGKALLALGFQERGRRLRALAQYLSERKEELYRLYATTGGTRRDAWYDVDGGIGVLFTYSSLARTLPQGNLLPEEENLPLSKDFSFQGRHLLGPKGGITVQINAFNFPVWGLLEKFAPAFLAGVPTLAKAATPTAHVAEGLVRLMVESGLLPEGSLQFVAGGLGDALEALDHRDSVYFTGSKATADRLRRHPAFLEGGVLFNAETDSLNAAILGEKAGEEEMERLAREIAQELSIKTGQRCTAIRRVMVPQGRLEALLEGTRKHLEGLRLGDPREEGVDLGPLASLGQKEEVEGAVEALLAGGARVYWQHPGRRDGAFFPPTLLLAEDPWAQTLHQGEPFGPVATFFPYRDREEALRLARMGGGMLAATLATPDPEEARFYLLGLSREVGRLHILNRRNAHSSTGHGSPLPRLLHGGPGRAGGGEELGGLLSVKRHLARLAIQADPHTLQALTGEYAKGAEKPAGIHPFRKYYEELEIGETLSTHRRTVTEADLALFAHLSWDHFYAHTDEIAAQKSLFGKRVAHGYFVLSAAAGLFVDPAPGPVLANYGLEGLRFTEPVGIGDTLQARLTVKAKRPRDEKSGVVEWAVEVVNQEGKTVAAYTILTLVARKPTEASS; from the coding sequence TTGAAGGTGAGTACCTACCTTATGGGCCAGTGGGTAACGGGCGCAGGGGAAGGGGTACCGGTGCGGGATGCCGCCACCCTCGAGGTGCTGGCCCACGTGACCTCGGAGGGCCTGCCCCTCAAGGAGGCGGTGGCCTGGGGAAAGGAGGTGGGTGGGAAGGCCCTCCTTGCCCTGGGCTTTCAGGAGCGGGGGCGAAGGCTTCGGGCCCTGGCGCAATACCTATCCGAGCGCAAGGAGGAGCTTTACCGCCTCTACGCCACCACCGGGGGAACCCGCCGGGATGCCTGGTACGACGTGGACGGGGGCATCGGGGTGCTCTTCACCTATAGCTCCTTGGCCCGGACGCTTCCCCAGGGAAACCTCCTACCCGAGGAGGAAAACCTCCCCCTGAGCAAGGACTTTTCCTTCCAGGGAAGGCACCTCCTGGGCCCCAAGGGCGGGATCACGGTCCAGATCAACGCCTTTAACTTCCCGGTCTGGGGCCTCCTGGAGAAGTTCGCCCCCGCCTTCTTGGCGGGGGTGCCCACCCTAGCCAAGGCTGCTACCCCCACCGCCCACGTGGCCGAGGGATTGGTGCGCCTCATGGTGGAGTCCGGGCTTCTGCCGGAGGGGAGCCTCCAGTTCGTGGCGGGAGGCCTGGGGGATGCCCTCGAGGCCCTGGACCACCGGGATAGCGTCTACTTCACGGGCTCCAAGGCCACCGCGGACCGCTTAAGGCGCCATCCCGCCTTTTTGGAAGGGGGTGTCCTCTTCAACGCGGAAACCGACTCCCTAAACGCCGCCATCCTGGGGGAAAAGGCCGGGGAGGAGGAGATGGAGAGGCTGGCCCGGGAGATCGCCCAGGAGCTTTCCATCAAAACCGGGCAACGGTGCACGGCCATCCGCCGGGTCATGGTGCCCCAGGGCCGCCTCGAGGCCCTTTTGGAGGGCACCCGCAAGCACCTGGAGGGCCTTAGGCTGGGCGACCCCAGGGAGGAAGGCGTGGACCTAGGCCCCCTGGCCTCCCTAGGGCAAAAGGAGGAGGTGGAAGGGGCCGTGGAGGCCCTCCTGGCCGGTGGAGCCAGGGTGTATTGGCAGCACCCGGGGAGGCGGGATGGCGCCTTTTTCCCCCCTACCCTCCTCCTGGCGGAGGATCCCTGGGCACAGACCCTCCACCAGGGGGAGCCGTTTGGCCCCGTAGCCACCTTCTTCCCCTACCGGGACCGGGAGGAAGCCCTGCGCCTGGCCCGCATGGGAGGGGGAATGCTGGCGGCCACCCTGGCCACCCCGGATCCCGAGGAGGCCCGCTTCTACCTCCTTGGGCTTTCCAGGGAGGTGGGCCGGCTCCATATTTTGAACCGCCGCAACGCCCATAGCTCCACGGGCCACGGCTCCCCCTTGCCCCGCCTCCTCCACGGGGGACCCGGGCGGGCAGGGGGCGGGGAGGAGCTGGGAGGGCTCCTCTCCGTCAAGCGGCACCTGGCCCGCCTGGCGATACAGGCCGACCCCCACACCCTGCAAGCCCTCACCGGGGAGTATGCCAAAGGAGCGGAAAAGCCCGCCGGCATCCACCCCTTCCGCAAGTATTACGAGGAGCTGGAGATCGGGGAGACCCTCTCCACCCATCGCCGCACGGTCACAGAGGCGGACCTCGCCCTCTTCGCCCACCTTTCCTGGGACCACTTCTACGCCCACACCGACGAGATCGCGGCCCAGAAGAGCCTCTTTGGGAAGCGGGTGGCCCACGGATACTTCGTCCTCTCCGCCGCCGCCGGGCTCTTCGTGGATCCGGCTCCGGGCCCCGTCCTGGCCAACTACGGCCTCGAGGGCCTGCGCTTCACCGAACCCGTGGGCATCGGGGATACCTTGCAGGCCCGGCTCACGGTGAAGGCCAAGCGGCCCAGGGACGAGAAGTCCGGGGTGGTGGAATGGGCGGTGGAGGTGGTGAACCAGGAGGGGAAAACCGTGGCCGCCTATACCATCCTCACCCTGGTGGCCCGGAAGCCCACGGAAGCCTCTTCCTGA
- a CDS encoding phenylacetic acid degradation protein, producing the protein MWGTEWPRFEVIKQDTKHGPPQMVGSVHAADPEHALLVARHVFVRRPAAYALFVAPAEAFFHVSQEGLKELRPGRMEGGSEEPYWVCAKRSHRRSMVYGDLVGRFLAQGPEDAIAQALLQAQGVAFWAVPERLLVGTEPTEEVVESWFAPAKEKTYRLQSYYGLITAKGVEDA; encoded by the coding sequence ATGTGGGGAACCGAGTGGCCCCGGTTTGAGGTGATCAAGCAGGACACCAAGCATGGCCCTCCGCAGATGGTGGGTTCGGTGCACGCCGCCGACCCGGAGCACGCCCTCCTGGTGGCCCGGCACGTGTTCGTGCGGCGCCCTGCCGCCTACGCCCTCTTCGTGGCGCCTGCCGAGGCCTTCTTCCACGTCTCCCAGGAGGGCCTAAAGGAGTTGAGGCCGGGCCGCATGGAGGGTGGGAGCGAAGAGCCCTACTGGGTCTGTGCCAAGAGGAGCCACCGCCGGAGCATGGTTTACGGGGACCTGGTGGGCCGCTTCCTGGCCCAAGGTCCGGAGGATGCCATAGCCCAAGCCCTCCTGCAGGCCCAAGGGGTGGCCTTCTGGGCAGTTCCCGAGCGGTTGCTGGTGGGAACCGAACCCACGGAGGAAGTGGTGGAAAGCTGGTTTGCCCCGGCCAAGGAGAAGACCTACCGCCTGCAAAGCTACTACGGGCTCATCACCGCCAAGGGGGTGGAGGATGCTTGA
- a CDS encoding winged helix-turn-helix transcriptional regulator: MAEHEPAFCPVYAALNLLQEKWTLHIIRALLEGPKGFNELSRAIGGVNPATLSQRLEHLVELGVVEKKVESLMPPRTRYSLTEAGRELETVIAAIDRWARRNLKAPVG, translated from the coding sequence ATGGCCGAGCACGAACCGGCCTTTTGCCCCGTTTATGCTGCCTTGAACCTCCTCCAGGAGAAGTGGACCCTGCACATCATCAGGGCCCTCCTGGAAGGTCCTAAGGGGTTCAACGAGCTCTCCCGGGCCATCGGGGGGGTGAACCCCGCCACCCTCTCCCAGCGCCTGGAGCATCTGGTGGAGCTGGGAGTGGTGGAGAAGAAAGTGGAATCCCTCATGCCCCCCCGCACCCGCTACAGCCTCACCGAGGCCGGGCGGGAGCTGGAGACGGTCATCGCCGCCATAGACCGCTGGGCCCGCAGGAACCTCAAGGCCCCCGTGGGCTAA
- a CDS encoding tyrosine-type recombinase/integrase, translated as MEQALIWKTIGVKKPDKALHGLAPYAEYLLLERGYSPRGVRRYLQDLAFWLRFLEEGGFTPGPEAVRALLLKERWAPRRVQGFLAALRSYYRYLAQVRGEAVSDPTEGIGRPKAGRRLPLHPGPEELKRFLEALGAEREAKLLSHLARFLYGTGLRISEALSLKGRNVILEGSVPAAIRVVGKGNKERLVPLSKTAREVLLELGPPQGNVPLFTFSQGRHRGRVPSARYVEARFREAALRAGLDARRFTPHKLRHAYATLLVENGVELDAVKDLLGHESIATTQIYLHASRERLREAASRLPEL; from the coding sequence GTGGAGCAGGCGCTTATATGGAAAACCATCGGTGTTAAAAAGCCCGATAAGGCCCTTCACGGCCTAGCCCCCTATGCGGAATACCTCCTCCTGGAAAGGGGTTACTCCCCCCGGGGGGTGCGCCGCTACCTGCAGGACCTGGCCTTTTGGCTCCGCTTCCTCGAGGAGGGAGGTTTCACCCCGGGCCCCGAGGCGGTGCGGGCCCTCCTCCTCAAGGAGCGTTGGGCCCCCAGGAGGGTGCAGGGGTTTCTGGCAGCCCTCCGCAGCTATTACCGCTACCTGGCCCAGGTCAGGGGCGAGGCGGTGTCCGATCCCACGGAGGGCATTGGTCGTCCCAAGGCCGGGCGCAGGCTTCCCTTGCACCCGGGCCCTGAGGAGCTCAAGCGCTTCCTCGAGGCCCTGGGGGCCGAAAGGGAGGCCAAGCTCCTCAGCCACCTAGCCCGGTTCCTCTACGGCACGGGGCTTCGTATCTCCGAGGCCCTTTCCCTGAAGGGCCGGAACGTGATCCTCGAGGGCTCGGTTCCCGCGGCCATCCGGGTGGTGGGCAAGGGGAACAAGGAAAGGCTGGTACCCCTTTCCAAGACCGCCCGGGAAGTGCTTCTGGAGCTGGGTCCGCCCCAAGGTAATGTGCCTCTTTTCACCTTCTCCCAAGGGCGGCACCGGGGCCGGGTGCCCTCCGCCCGGTACGTGGAGGCCCGGTTCCGGGAGGCCGCCCTAAGGGCGGGCTTGGACGCCAGGCGCTTCACCCCGCACAAGCTCCGCCACGCCTACGCCACCTTGCTGGTGGAAAACGGCGTGGAGCTGGACGCGGTGAAGGACCTCCTAGGCCACGAGTCCATTGCCACCACCCAGATCTACCTGCACGCTTCTCGGGAACGGCTTAGGGAGGCGGCCTCGAGGCTACCCGAGCTTTAA
- the fbp gene encoding fructose-1,6-bisphosphate aldolase/phosphatase: MKVTLSVLKADIGSVGGHTLPSRRVLARVEEVVRGEVGGLLLDAHVFHIGDDIVLLLSHTHGVRNPAVHELAWKAFREGTEVAKEEGLYGAGQDLLKDAFSGNLHGLGPQVAEMEFEERPAEPFMVLAADKTEPGAFNLPLYLAFADPMYSSGLLLSSELRPGFRFRIMDLAQTERDSYIVLDAPERLYDIAALLRDSHRFGIESIWSRRYGEIAAVVSTTRLRNIAGRYVGKDDPVALIRTQKIFPATEEFGPPLALAPFVAGDTRGSHHLPLMPVRANTPASTFFCVPMVCGLAFSLKEGRFSEPVDLFADPVWDAVRAKVVEKAQEMRRQGFYGPAMLPMEELEYTGIAERLRELEREFS, from the coding sequence ATGAAGGTGACCCTTAGCGTCCTCAAGGCCGACATCGGCTCCGTCGGAGGGCACACCTTACCCAGCCGCAGGGTGCTGGCCCGGGTGGAGGAGGTGGTACGGGGGGAGGTGGGCGGTTTGCTCCTGGATGCCCATGTGTTCCACATTGGGGACGACATCGTCCTGCTCCTCTCGCATACCCATGGCGTTCGGAACCCAGCCGTCCACGAGCTGGCCTGGAAAGCCTTCCGGGAGGGCACCGAGGTGGCCAAGGAGGAGGGTCTTTACGGGGCCGGGCAGGATCTATTGAAGGATGCCTTCTCCGGCAACCTCCATGGCCTGGGGCCCCAGGTGGCGGAGATGGAGTTTGAAGAACGCCCTGCGGAGCCCTTTATGGTGCTGGCCGCCGATAAGACCGAACCTGGGGCGTTCAACCTGCCCCTCTACCTGGCCTTCGCCGACCCCATGTACTCCTCTGGCCTCTTGCTCTCATCGGAGTTGCGCCCTGGCTTCCGCTTCCGCATCATGGACCTTGCCCAAACGGAAAGGGATAGCTACATCGTTTTGGATGCCCCTGAGCGGCTATACGACATCGCCGCCTTGCTTAGGGACTCCCACCGGTTTGGGATAGAGTCCATCTGGTCTAGGAGGTACGGGGAGATCGCTGCGGTGGTGAGCACCACCCGCCTGCGGAATATTGCCGGCCGCTATGTGGGCAAGGACGATCCGGTAGCCCTCATTCGCACCCAGAAGATTTTCCCCGCCACGGAGGAGTTTGGTCCCCCCTTGGCCCTGGCTCCCTTCGTGGCCGGGGATACCCGGGGAAGCCACCACCTGCCCTTGATGCCGGTGAGGGCCAATACCCCCGCCTCCACCTTCTTCTGCGTGCCCATGGTTTGCGGGCTGGCTTTTTCCCTGAAGGAGGGCCGGTTTTCCGAGCCGGTGGACCTCTTTGCGGATCCCGTCTGGGATGCGGTGCGGGCCAAGGTGGTGGAGAAGGCCCAAGAGATGCGCCGCCAAGGATTTTACGGTCCAGCCATGCTACCCATGGAAGAGCTGGAGTACACGGGTATCGCGGAGCGGCTTAGGGAACTGGAGCGGGAGTTCTCCTAG